From one Anabas testudineus chromosome 18, fAnaTes1.2, whole genome shotgun sequence genomic stretch:
- the LOC113168381 gene encoding uncharacterized protein LOC113168381 isoform X2, with protein MSALTKRCAAVSRPSCRSLSSFNRSMSVSSASFCWIWISLLFLVSTSAGVKEINAKSGDSVTLQCNSSRNALFKLLEWIKIQQPENLNVYVWRDEKSSPDDQNDDFKNRVELKDPEMKDGDVSVILKNVNINDTGTYECYVGNGGKPELINTINLTVEPGEL; from the exons ATGTCGGCCCTCACTAAACGTTGTGCTGCTGTTAGTCGACCTTCTTGCAGGAGTTTGAGCTCTTTTAATAGATCTATGTCTGTCAGCTCGGCCTCCTTCTGTTGGATTTGGATTTCACTCCTTTTCCTGGTGTCCACCTCTGCAG GTGTAAAAGAGATAAATGCAAAATCTGGAGACAGTGTCACTCTTCAGTGTAACAGTTCCAGAAATGCTTTATTTAAACTATTAGAATGGATCAAAATTCAGCAGCCTGAGAATCTGAATGTCTACGTGTGGAGAGATGAGAAATCGAGTCCAGATGACCAGAATGATGACTTTAAAAATagagtggagctgaaagatccagagatgaaggacggagacgtgtctgtgattctgaagaacgtcaacatcaatgatactggaacatatgagtgttatGTTGGAAATGGAGGAAAACCTGAGctcatcaacaccatcaacctgacagttgaaccag GTGAGCTCTGA
- the LOC113168381 gene encoding T-cell surface glycoprotein CD4-like isoform X1: protein MSALTKRCAAVSRPSCRSLSSFNRSMSVSSASFCWIWISLLFLVSTSAGVKEINAKSGDSVTLQCNSSRNALFKLLEWIKIQQPENLNVYVWRDEKSSPDDQNDDFKNRVELKDPEMKDGDVSVILKNVNINDTGTYECYVGNGGKPELINTINLTVEPGPSREHTGLIVGVSLTVVALVVSGIVGFVLYRKGHRGQDSY, encoded by the exons ATGTCGGCCCTCACTAAACGTTGTGCTGCTGTTAGTCGACCTTCTTGCAGGAGTTTGAGCTCTTTTAATAGATCTATGTCTGTCAGCTCGGCCTCCTTCTGTTGGATTTGGATTTCACTCCTTTTCCTGGTGTCCACCTCTGCAG GTGTAAAAGAGATAAATGCAAAATCTGGAGACAGTGTCACTCTTCAGTGTAACAGTTCCAGAAATGCTTTATTTAAACTATTAGAATGGATCAAAATTCAGCAGCCTGAGAATCTGAATGTCTACGTGTGGAGAGATGAGAAATCGAGTCCAGATGACCAGAATGATGACTTTAAAAATagagtggagctgaaagatccagagatgaaggacggagacgtgtctgtgattctgaagaacgtcaacatcaatgatactggaacatatgagtgttatGTTGGAAATGGAGGAAAACCTGAGctcatcaacaccatcaacctgacagttgaaccag GTCCCAGTAGAGAACACACTGGACTGATAGTCGGTGTGTCACTTACTGTTGttgctcttgttgtttctggtattgttggttttgtgttgtATAGAAAAGGTCACAGAGGACAGGATTCATACTAA